One Vanessa cardui chromosome 4, ilVanCard2.1, whole genome shotgun sequence genomic window carries:
- the LOC124544167 gene encoding uroporphyrinogen decarboxylase: MEYTNKNFPPLKNDRLLKAACGKEVDKVPVWVMRQAGRYLPEFQAVRAKHDFFTVCRTPELACEVTLQPLRRYEHLDASIIFSDILVIPQALGMTVEMHPGVGPVFPTPLQDVSEIDGLQEEGAVSRLTYVGDAITLTRHKIEGKVPLIGFTGAPFTLMGYMIEGGGSKTMSKTKDWLEKYSKDVHRLLSLLTRVIVDYLVMQVESGAQLLQVFESSADHLTREQFIEFSAPYLKDIRSGVKKILEEKSLDQVPMTIFAKGGGHSLDIQAQMGYETIGLDWTVDPIEARKIVGSNITLQGNLDPQDLYKTPEEIKKLTIDMVQKFGKHRYIANLGHGITPQTPLESMTVFTESVHEAI, encoded by the exons ATGGAGTATACTAACAAG AACTTTCCACCTTTAAAAAATGATAGGTTGCTAAAAGCAGCATGTGGCAAGGAAGTTGATAAAGTTCCTGTTTGGGTAATGCGACAGGCTGGGCGATATTTGCCGGAGTTTCAAGCTGTGCGAGCGAAACATGACTTTTTTACTGTCTGTCGGACTCCTGAACTTGCTTGTGAGGTTACACTTCAACCGTTGAGGCGTTATGAACACCTAGATGCATCAATCATTTTCAGTGACATTCTGGTTATACCACAAGCATTAGGCATGACTGTGGAAATGCATCCTGGCGTG GGCCCTGTCTTCCCAACACCTCTCCAGGATGTCTCAGAGATAGATGGACTTCAAGAAGAAGGTGCTGTATCGAGACTTACCTATGTGGGTGATGCAATAACTTTGACACGGCACAAAATAGAAGGAAAAGTACCCTTGATTGGATTTACAGGAGCACca TTTACTTTGATGGGATATATGATAGAAGGCGGTGGAAGTAAGACTATGTCTAAAACAAAGGACTGGCTAGAAAAATATTCTAAGGATGTTCATAGATTACTTAGTTTATTGACTAGAGTTATTGTGGACTATTTAGTCATGCAG GTGGAAAGTGGAGCTCAATTGCTTCAAGTTTTTGAATCAAGTGCAGACCACCTCACAAGAGAACAATTCATTGAGTTTTCTGCACCTTACTTAAAAGATATCAGATCAggtgtcaaaaaaatattggaagAAAAAAGTCTGGATCAAGTGCCTATG acAATCTTTGCAAAGGGTGGTGGACATTCCTTAGATATACAAGCCCAGATGGGCTATGAGACTATTGGTTTGGACTGGACTGTAGATCCCATTGAAGCTAGAAAAATTGTAGGTAGCAATATTACTCTGCAAGGAAATCTTGATCCTCAAGATTTGTACAAAACTCCA GAAGAAATTAAGAAATTGACTATTGACATGGTCCAAAAATTTGGTAAACATAGATATATTGCAAATTTAGGCCATGGAATAACACCACAGACTCCTCTAGAGAGTATGACTGTGTTCACTGAGTCCGTACATGAAGCTATATAG